The genomic stretch AAATACTGCTTAAAACGTTTAAACCTATTATTCTGTATTTACTTTTCTGAGAAATACTCTTAAAATATTTTAAATTTTCTTTAAGCTTTGCTCTTCTGAAAAGAATCGTTACCAGCGACATAATCAATGCACAGCTGAAAACTCTGTAAAAAAGTATATCTAAAGATGCATAAGAATGCAACGGTTTTAAAACCAGACTGAATGTTCCCCAGGTTGCGAAAGCAAAGATGGCGGCTAAATAATATTTGAGATTCTTCAATTGAAGTAAAAGTGTTTTTATTGCTTTAAAAAGAGACAAAGATAAGAATAAGGAAGCTGCGATTAATGTTTCAATATGATGTTTAAAAATATTTTTCTACTATTAAATTCATGTATAATGGAAATATTTGCAGCCCTCTTAATTTTGAAAACCGTAGTTTTGTACGAATGTCAAATATAAAACTCCATATGAAGATATACAAAGCAGTTGTAATGTTGCTTGTGGTGGTGTTTTCGTTATCTCCCTGTTCATTAAAGAGAAATGTTTTAGATATTTTTGACATTCAGCACATCAGTGCTCTCAACAAAATAAAAACCACAGCACCCTCATTTTCCGGTTGCGAAAGTTTTAATTCTTCTTCGAAAATTTCCGTTTCAAAAGCAGATTTTAAATTTAAAGGAATTGCACTTTCAGATTTTTTACAATCGGTAAATTTAAATTCTGAGAAGCCTATTTTTTCTCAAAAATCGTATTCCGGAAACACTTCCGGGAACAGTCCTCCAAAGTATATTTTATTTAAAAGATTGAAACTGGATATGGTTTAGAATAAGTTCTAATCATTTTTAACACCAACTTTTAAATAAACTTCAATGACAAAAAATATGACCAATCAGCCCACTGACATGGCTGGTTTATATACATTATCAATCCGCCTCGTAATTGGCTGGACCTACTTTTCAGCTTTCTGGCGCAGACTTATTCTAGAAAACAAACTTATTCCTGATGAAGCCGGATATATCGGCGAAAAATTCAATCATTTCTTACCGAATGCTTTAGGAATAAAACCCATTATTGAATATCTGGTTACTCATCCTGATGCGCTTCAAACCTCAATGGTCAGCTTCACCATCATTGAAGCGATCGTAGGATTATTTATTATTTTGGGACTCTTCACAAGATTAATGGCTGCAGGAGTTTTTGCTTTGGCAATGGGAATTTTGCTAGGTTCCGGATGGATAGGAACGACCTGTTTAGATGAATGGCAAATAGGAGTTCTCGGAATCGCCTGCGGCTTTACGCTTTTTCTTACGGGTAGCGGAACTTATTCTTTAGACCAATATTTTAAAAATAAAAAATACAGCTTCACTCAGAAAAAATGGTTTCAATGGCTCGGTTCGGGTGCATTTCCTCTTAAAAATTCTAAACGCTTTGTACTTGTAGGTTCGTTGCTTATTTTTGGATTGACTTTATACACCAATCAATATTTTCATGGCGGTATTTTTGGAACTTTGCATAATAAATCTGTGAAGCCCAAAGTTGAAATTTCCAATATAAAAATGAATCAGTCGCAGGTAAAATTTGAGGTTTACAGAACAGAAGGTGTAGACGTTTATGGTTCTTTTCTTATCGGAATCGATTTATTAAATGAAGAAGGAGAAGTTATTCAGTCAATGAATGGAGCTGAACTTTCAAAATTCTCTAAAGAAAAAATCCATAATCATTATGTAGCAAAAGTAAAGCCCGGAAAACACAGTTTAATTATTCCGTTAGGCTCAAAAGCTGATTTAACGATCGATTTGAAAGATAATTCTTCTTCAATCGAAAAAATATCGCTGATAAAATTAACTGATATCAGTGGCACAGAATGGATTGCGAAAATCAAATAAATTTTGCTTAAAATTTTATGATATTTATCCGTTTTCTGAATATGATAAAATATTAATATCCAGAAAACGGTTTTATTTTGTAAATTTATATTACTAATCATTCAAAATCTTATTATGAAAAACTCAATTCTTCTCCTTTTTGTACTCACATTTTTAAGCTTCGAAAATTTTGCAAAAGCCCAGAAAATCTCTGATGGTGAAACTGCGGATGTAAACGGAATGAAAGTGAGCTTTAATATTACCAACAAAGAAAGTGTACAAGTTGGCGGAAAAACTTTTGACCGCTACAAAGTGTCGGCTTCGGTAAAAAACACGTCTGATAAATCTTACAATATCAGACTTACCTCTTACCCACAAATTGTAATGGATACCGGAATTGTAGAACTCGATTGCGTGAACGCTACAGGAGCAAAACTAACTTCAAAAAAGATTCAGCTTAAAATGAAAACTCAGTTGATAAATGCATCGTACACCGCTTACGACAAATCGGGAAAAATGGTTACCAACATCTTGCCTGTGATCGGTAGTTATTATTTTGATTCCGGAGAAACTATTACTGATAATGCTATCTTTATTGTTCCTCAAGGCGAAAAACCGGAGGTGAATGTAAGAAGTTTGAGATAATTTTTTGAAAAAAATACCAATAAAAAACACCTCTGCAGTACAGAGGTGTTTTTTCGTATAATAAAATTAATATTAATTATAATTCTAGGAAACTGTGTGCTACCGCAACTTCTTTGGTTCCGCTTCCTTGTATAGTGTCTGTTTCTGCAACCTCACCATCTATATAGATTGATATGATCAGTTTAGAATCAGCATTTAAAAGGTTGGCATTGGCAGCTAAATTTAATTGTGACTGGCTAGAGTTTACAAAAAACTCACCGCTTGTCCAAACCAAACCAGGAGAATCATACAATGTTTCCTGTTTTGTTCCTACCTGCGTAATAATCGTTTTGAAAGTACTAACAGGAGGAGTGGGAGCTGTACCACCATTAATAATTTTTGCTTCAAACTGTACCAAGTGATCCTGAAACTGGTCTTCGTCATCATCATCTTTACAAGAATTAAAAACAGAAGCTGCTGAAAATAATATCACTGCTAAAAATGAAAGTCTAAGTAAATTTTTTGATTTGTAAAATTGCTTCATTTCTCCAAATAGATTTTTTAATGGTTCAAATATAGGTTTTTTATCAATATAAAAATAATTATTATGAAAATTTTCCAACATATATTTCCAAATAATATCAAATCAACAAAAGACTCCGTATACCTTTTAGGATAGAGATTCTTTACCATATTTGATACTTTACAAGCTTTTCGGTTTAAATTATTAATTTAAAATCTCAATATTATTATCTTTGCAAGATGAATTTAGATTACATCGTAAGAGAACCCGAAAACATTAGTTCGATTACCCCCATTCTTTTCATGCTTCACGGTTATGGCAGCAATGAGCAAGATCTTTTCAGCTTCAGAGAAAGTCTTCCTGCAGACTGGATTATTGTGAGCTTCAGAGCTCCGAAACCCACTCAGTTTGAAGGATATTCTTGGTTTGATATCGATTTTAACAATCCTGAACAATTTATTGATCTCGATCAGGCAAAAGAAGTTCTTGAAAGTGTTTTAGAAAACATCATGGCAATTACCAACAAATATGGTCTCACCAGAAATAAAACCCATCTCTGCGGCTTTAGCCAAGGTGGAATTTTGTGTTACAGTTTAGCTTTAAAATATCCCGATCTTTTCAACTATGTAGCCTGTCTGAGTACCTATCCGGAAGAAAAATTACTTACTGATATTGTGAAAGATAAAAAGAAACTAGAAAATCTCCGTTTCTTTGTTTCTCATGGTACAGATGATGCCATTATCCCTATGGAATGGGGTAGAAAAGCTGCAGATCTTCTGTATGATCTGAGCTGTTACTTTACATTCAGAGAATATATGAGCGGCCATGGTGTCAATCAAAAAAACTACATCGATTTGATGGAATTTTTCTCAAAATAACAATTAACGATTCTCAAAATACCAAACATTCTTCCTAAAGAATGTTTTTTTTGTACCATATCATATATTTCACTAATTTCAATGAATGAAATTCAGGTTTTTAATATCAATCGTACTATTGGGCATTTTGATGAATGCACAGAACAGGTTTGAAATTAAAAACGGAAGTAAAGTCGTTATTCCTTTTAAATTAATCAATAATTTAATCTTCATTCCGATCAATATCAATGGAGCCGAGCTCACGTTTATGCTTGATAGCGGTGTAACAGAAAACACAATTTTCAGTCTCGAAGACAAAGAAATAAAGCTAAGCCAAATGGAAAAAATGAAGTTTTCCGGGCTGGGCGGCAACAGAAGTATTGAAGGTTTTAAATCTGATCTCAATACCGGTAAAATCGGTAAAAACTTAGTTAATGATTCTCTGATGCTCTACATTATCCAAGATGAGGAATTCAATATTTCCTCACACATCGGAATTCCTGTGAACGGATTTATGGGATATCATTTTTTTAAAGACTACCCGATCATTATAGATTACAGTTCAAAAAAAATTACCGTTTTCAAAGACCGCAAACTATTTGAAAAGAAAATTAGAAAATTTGAAGAATTCACCATTTCAATTGAAAAAAACAAACCTTACATTTTTGCTGATGTCGAAATGACCAGCGAAAAAAAACCGTCGAAAATGCTTATTGATATTGGGAATAGTGATGCGATCTGGCTATTTCCTACTTTAATAAAAGATTTTGTGTACAACAGACCCAATATTGAAGACTTTTTAGGGAGAGGATTTAATGGTGATATTTATGGGAAAAGAAGCAGAATTCATCAGCTTCATCTTGGAAATTTTAAGTTTGAAAAACCGCTGACTGCAATGCCCGATGAGTTTTCTATTCAGCATCTTAATTTAGCCAAAGACAGAAAAGGCTCCATCGGTGGAGAAATTATGAGTAGATTCACTGTTGCTTTTGATTATAAAAACGAAAAGATCTATCTTCGAAAAAATAATCGATATCAAGACCCTTTTCATTTTAATATGAGCGGGCTCGATTTTAAACAAGACGGGCTGCAATGGGAAAAAGATTATTTAACTTTCAGAACGCTAAATGAAAAATCTACATCAGGTGATATTCAAACATACAATAGTAATCTTCAGTATAAATTTATTTTAAAACCATTGTTTTCAATAGCCGGCGTACGAAAAGATTCTCCTGCAGGTAAAGCCGGTTTGAAAAAAGATGATCAACTGATCATTATCAATGGTAAAAAAACTTCAGAGATGACGCTAAATAAAATTATGGAAATGATGAAATCTGATGAAGGAAAAACTATCTATATCACTGTAAACAGAAAAGGCCTGGAACTGAAATTTTCTTTTACCTTAGAAGACCCAATTCCCTATCAAGAATAATATGGAAACAAAAGAAACAACTTTAGATAAAATAAGAACCCGCCCAAGATTTAAAATGTATACGCATCTCAGTAAGGAAACGTATGCCGAAAATCTGAAAAAATATTTGACTGAGCATCAGGACGAGTTTACAGGGAATGTAAACACCGAGGTTGCAACCATTTCTGTTTTAACCAAAGATGATAATTATTGGAAACCTTGTTTAGCCCTCCGAACCGAGCTTGATGAAGAAGTTACGGTTATAAGAGGCGTCTTTGGTCCCAGTTCTGCAGTCTGGACATTTTTTATGTTTCTTTATTTCCTGTTTTCAATTTCGTGGATGACTTTTTTCACGATGTATTATGTAGAAAACCAAATCAACAGCCACGAATATCCGTGGGCGCTACATGCTTCATTTGTAATGCTTTTCTTTATTGCCGTTACTTATGCAGCAGCAAGATTCGGACAAAGTAAGGCTAAAGCTGAAATGAAAAAACTCCGCAAATTTGCGGAGGAGTCTACTTTAAAATTCGAAAAATTAGTTTAGTTTTCTGAAAATTCTGTTTCCTGAACAGGCGCTGGTGTAGCTTTAGCCAATTTTATAGAATCGGCTACTTTTTCACGATTAGTCTGTTCGAAAATCATTTTTTCAACGTTCGGCTGAATCAGTTTTGTCATTTCTTCAACGGAAATATTGTTGGCATTGGGATCGTTCAGAAGATTTCTCCAAGGCTTTCTTTTCCCCCATCCGTAATCTCCGAAAACCATTACCGGTGTTCCTTTCGCCTTTGTGGTGGCTCCACCCGGATTTAAAATCCATGTATCGGCATAGTTATATAACCAGATTGCATCTTTCATCAATAATCTCAGACAAGAATGTGATGCCGGATAACCCGGAAGATCATATTGATGCCATCCTATTCCGTGAGTATTGTGAATATTAAAATTATAAGGAAGTTTCCATTCACTTTTTACAGTTGAAATGGCAAGTTTCTTTTTCCAATTGGCAAACATAAGGCCTCTGTCGGTCTGAGCCGACTTTTTACCCATACTTGTTGGCCCCCATTTTACCAAAGCACCATTTGAATACACTCCATACGCCTGAATAGGATATGAAAAGATGACAAACTTTTTTACATCGCTCAACACATCAAGCTGCATCGGGAAAGGTGAATATGCCATTAAAGTGGTATCTATTTTTGCAGGAACCACCAGTGTATCAGAATTCCATTTGCTTTTAGAATCTAATCGGTTTAATGCTAAAATTGCATAACGCTCTCTTTCGGTATATTTTTTACTGAAAACTGCATACAGAGAATCCCTCAGCTTTTTATCTTTGGGAATCGCAAATGCATTGTAAAATCCGTTCTCCTGCATCATTGGCGGGGCAGATTCTTCTACAGGTTTTGTTTTTATAGAATCGGGATCGGCTGTACTTTTTGCAATATCCTCTGCAGTTGAGGTCTGTTGCTGATTTTGATCTACCGCCTCTTCTTTTTTACAGGAAGCAAGGCTTAATGCGAATAATAAAGTGTAAAATATTGATTTTTTCAAAGTTAGTTTTTTCATAAATATAATAGTTCATTCAGTCTGATATAGCCTTACAAATATCAGACCTAAATTTTAAAAACCCAGGACTTTTAATTCTACAAGTCTTGAATAAATTTACAGAAAAAATTATTCCGATAATAATTTTCTGCAATCAATAATTGATTTAGAATAAATGAAGTTAGCAAAATGTAATTTTCATCCCTTCTTTTCTTGATTGCTTGACTATTTACTGATCACTTTTAAAAACTATATAGGTTTTACGAAGCACTTTTTGTAAAATATGATAGATATTCCATTGTATCTTTTAATGTTTATTTGATTTTTTCTGAGCCTATATAAAAAAGCCAGCAGCAATTAATTGCTACTGGCTGATCATTAAGTTATGAGATTAATTAATAATTAAATTTATCTTTTTATAAACTTAAATGTTTTTACATCATCTTTGGTAAATACCTGAATCAAGTAAACACCCTGAACTAATGAATGAACATTAATGCTTCTTTCATTTTTCGATAATGTTTTCTCGGTAACTTTTCTACCATCTGCAGAGTAAATAGCTAATTTTGTAATTTTCTCCTCTCCACTTATGTTAAGGATATCCATTACCGGATTAGGATAGATTTGCATCTCTGATTTTGGTTTTGTAGCGTTACCTACACTTAAACTCGCATTGTAAGCAAGAACTGCCAATGAAACTGTCGATTCACAAACTCCCACCGTTTGAGTTGCATAATAAGTTGTATTATTTACAATCACTGTGGTTGTTGGTAAACTTCCTGTATGGTTAGCAGCGTCTGTAGCTGAAGCATACCACTTGATGTTCTGCCCGGCAACTACCAAAGCACTCAAAGTATCTCCTGCATTAAAGCTTTGCGTTGCTGCACCAGTCGGAGCTGCAACTGCACTCGACTGAGTCACTGTTGCAGTTACTGTTCCTGTACATCCGTTAGCATCAGTAATGGTTACGGTGTAAGTTCCTGCTGATAATCCTGTACGATCTTCTGTGGTGATTCCTCCTCCCCAGTTGAAAGTGTAAGGTGCTGATCCACCTGTTGGTGTTAAATTGATAGTTCCTGTTGAACCTCCGTTACATGCAATATTCGTAACCACTGTAGTTCCTGAAATTGCAGTCGGTTGAGTAATCGTTACTGTTCTAGTGATTGTACATGCATTCGCATCTGTTACCGTTACAGTGTATGTTCCAGCCAATAATCCTGTTGCGGTTGCTGCTGTTCCTCCGCTTGGAGACCATGAATACGTATAAGGTGCTGTTCCGCCTGTTACAACAATTCCTGCTGTTCCGTTACTTCCACTGTTACATGAAACATTTGTTTGTGAAACCGTTGCACTCATCGCCGTTGGCTGAGTTACCGTTGCCGTTACTGTTCCTGTACATCCGTTAGCGTCAGTAATTGTTACCGTATACGTTCCTGCTGATAACCCTGTACGATCTTCTGTGGTGATTCCTCCGCCCCAGTTGAACGTGTAAGGTGCTGATCCACCTGTTGGTGTTAAATTGATAGCTCCTGTTGAACCTCCGTTACATGCAATATTCGTAACCACTGTAGTTCCTGAAATTGCAGTCGGTTGAGTAATCGTTACTGTTCTAGTGATTGTACATGCATTCGCATCTGTTACCGTTACAGTGTATGTTCCAGCCAATAATCCTGTTGCGGTTGCTGCTGTTCCTCCGCTTGGAGACCATGAATACGTATAAGGTGCTGTTCCGCCTGTTACAACAATTCCTGCCGTTCCGTTTGAACCACTGTTACATGAAACATTTGTTTGTGAAACCGTCGCAATCATCGCCGTTGGCTGAGTTACCGTTGCCGTTACTGTTCCTGTACATCCGTTGGAATCAGTAATGGTTACCGTATACGTTCCTGCTGATAACCCTGTACGATCTTCTGTGGTGATTCCTCCGCCCCAGTTGAAAGTGTAAGGTGCTGATCCACCTGTTGGTGTTAAATTGATAGTTCCTGTTGAA from Chryseobacterium indoltheticum encodes the following:
- a CDS encoding alpha/beta hydrolase gives rise to the protein MNLDYIVREPENISSITPILFMLHGYGSNEQDLFSFRESLPADWIIVSFRAPKPTQFEGYSWFDIDFNNPEQFIDLDQAKEVLESVLENIMAITNKYGLTRNKTHLCGFSQGGILCYSLALKYPDLFNYVACLSTYPEEKLLTDIVKDKKKLENLRFFVSHGTDDAIIPMEWGRKAADLLYDLSCYFTFREYMSGHGVNQKNYIDLMEFFSK
- a CDS encoding TQO small subunit DoxD; translation: MTKNMTNQPTDMAGLYTLSIRLVIGWTYFSAFWRRLILENKLIPDEAGYIGEKFNHFLPNALGIKPIIEYLVTHPDALQTSMVSFTIIEAIVGLFIILGLFTRLMAAGVFALAMGILLGSGWIGTTCLDEWQIGVLGIACGFTLFLTGSGTYSLDQYFKNKKYSFTQKKWFQWLGSGAFPLKNSKRFVLVGSLLIFGLTLYTNQYFHGGIFGTLHNKSVKPKVEISNIKMNQSQVKFEVYRTEGVDVYGSFLIGIDLLNEEGEVIQSMNGAELSKFSKEKIHNHYVAKVKPGKHSLIIPLGSKADLTIDLKDNSSSIEKISLIKLTDISGTEWIAKIK
- a CDS encoding aspartyl protease family protein, which translates into the protein MKFRFLISIVLLGILMNAQNRFEIKNGSKVVIPFKLINNLIFIPININGAELTFMLDSGVTENTIFSLEDKEIKLSQMEKMKFSGLGGNRSIEGFKSDLNTGKIGKNLVNDSLMLYIIQDEEFNISSHIGIPVNGFMGYHFFKDYPIIIDYSSKKITVFKDRKLFEKKIRKFEEFTISIEKNKPYIFADVEMTSEKKPSKMLIDIGNSDAIWLFPTLIKDFVYNRPNIEDFLGRGFNGDIYGKRSRIHQLHLGNFKFEKPLTAMPDEFSIQHLNLAKDRKGSIGGEIMSRFTVAFDYKNEKIYLRKNNRYQDPFHFNMSGLDFKQDGLQWEKDYLTFRTLNEKSTSGDIQTYNSNLQYKFILKPLFSIAGVRKDSPAGKAGLKKDDQLIIINGKKTSEMTLNKIMEMMKSDEGKTIYITVNRKGLELKFSFTLEDPIPYQE
- a CDS encoding L,D-transpeptidase: MKKLTLKKSIFYTLLFALSLASCKKEEAVDQNQQQTSTAEDIAKSTADPDSIKTKPVEESAPPMMQENGFYNAFAIPKDKKLRDSLYAVFSKKYTERERYAILALNRLDSKSKWNSDTLVVPAKIDTTLMAYSPFPMQLDVLSDVKKFVIFSYPIQAYGVYSNGALVKWGPTSMGKKSAQTDRGLMFANWKKKLAISTVKSEWKLPYNFNIHNTHGIGWHQYDLPGYPASHSCLRLLMKDAIWLYNYADTWILNPGGATTKAKGTPVMVFGDYGWGKRKPWRNLLNDPNANNISVEEMTKLIQPNVEKMIFEQTNREKVADSIKLAKATPAPVQETEFSEN